One genomic segment of Armatimonadota bacterium includes these proteins:
- a CDS encoding Gfo/Idh/MocA family oxidoreductase, which translates to MAKATGAIKTGVIGAGRMGAGFHADHLARTRKFELTAICDTDDAVLARAKRRFKVPTYASLEEVLGQADVELVVIATPTILHAEQAMLALRAGKHVVVEAPLCLTARDADALASATRQYRRKLAVFHRHRWDSDFLTLHKTLQSDKLGAVFALQRRVSVSASAWAPATDSQTPWRLARAAGGGIGYDWGYHLVDQVLQLVPSEPEIIFGDAQARKLTTEVDDHFTCLIRFRNRTLALLEASACARARAASWSVLGTKGSLQGDERKLKGEAGRDAHAKEFVPRMAKGDPAGFYANLHKAITTGEELEVTLGQARQVVLIIEAAYRSSRIGCAVRLTGFE; encoded by the coding sequence ATGGCCAAGGCGACGGGAGCCATCAAGACGGGTGTCATCGGCGCCGGCCGCATGGGCGCGGGATTCCACGCGGACCATCTGGCGCGCACCCGCAAGTTTGAGCTGACGGCGATCTGCGATACCGACGACGCCGTGCTGGCGAGAGCCAAGCGCAGGTTCAAGGTTCCCACCTACGCCTCGCTGGAGGAGGTGCTTGGACAGGCCGACGTCGAGCTGGTGGTGATCGCAACGCCGACCATCCTCCACGCCGAACAAGCGATGCTGGCGCTGCGCGCGGGCAAGCATGTCGTCGTCGAGGCGCCGCTGTGCCTGACCGCGCGCGACGCCGACGCCTTGGCGAGCGCGACGCGCCAGTATCGGCGCAAGCTGGCGGTCTTCCACCGGCACCGGTGGGATTCGGACTTCCTGACCCTGCACAAGACGCTGCAGTCCGACAAGCTGGGCGCGGTGTTTGCGCTCCAGCGCCGCGTCAGCGTGTCCGCCTCGGCGTGGGCGCCGGCGACGGATTCACAGACGCCGTGGCGGCTGGCGCGCGCCGCCGGGGGGGGCATCGGCTACGACTGGGGCTACCACCTGGTGGACCAGGTGCTGCAGCTGGTGCCGAGCGAGCCCGAGATCATCTTCGGCGACGCCCAGGCGCGGAAGCTGACCACCGAGGTGGACGACCATTTCACCTGCCTGATACGCTTTCGCAACCGCACCCTGGCGCTGCTGGAGGCCAGCGCCTGCGCGCGTGCCCGTGCCGCATCCTGGTCGGTGCTCGGCACCAAGGGCAGCCTGCAAGGCGACGAGCGCAAGCTCAAGGGCGAGGCTGGGCGCGACGCGCACGCGAAGGAGTTCGTTCCCCGCATGGCGAAAGGAGATCCGGCGGGATTCTATGCTAACCTGCATAAGGCGATCACGACGGGCGAGGAGCTGGAGGTCACGCTCGGGCAGGCGCGCCAAGTGGTGCTGATAATCGAGGCCGCATATCGCTCCAGCCGCATCGGCTGTGCGGTGCGGCTGACCGGCTTCGAATGA
- a CDS encoding Gfo/Idh/MocA family oxidoreductase, whose product MAKRQLNVGLIGYKFMGAAHSNAYRQVGRFFDLPVEVVMKAIAGRDAVAVRAAAAKLGWQEYETDYRRLVKRPDIDLVDITSANNAHAEMAIAAARAGKHVFCEKPLAMDLAEARRMVRAVERAGVKHAVCFNYRAAPAVTLARRIIDEGRIGRIFHWRAQYLQDWIVDPKFPLVWRLQKEVAGSGAHGDLAAHLIDLAHYLVGDIAQVVGDMTTFIKQRPRLKGTAGGLRARKAAGKGRVTVDDASAFLARFADGAMGTFEATRFAPGRKNHNCFEINGSKGSLRFCLERMNELEFYDGGDPAHLQGFRTILVTDPSHPYIGAWWPPGHIIGYEHTFVHTVYNVITAISQDRLPSPNFHDGLRCQAVLEAVSNSVASGGWEKVPRSRV is encoded by the coding sequence GTGGCGAAAAGGCAGTTGAACGTCGGCCTGATCGGCTACAAGTTCATGGGTGCCGCCCACTCCAACGCTTACCGCCAGGTTGGGCGCTTCTTCGACCTGCCGGTCGAGGTCGTGATGAAGGCCATCGCCGGGCGCGACGCGGTGGCGGTGCGAGCGGCGGCGGCGAAACTCGGGTGGCAGGAATACGAGACCGACTACCGGCGGCTGGTCAAGCGCCCCGACATTGACCTGGTGGACATCACCTCCGCTAACAACGCCCACGCGGAGATGGCGATCGCCGCCGCGCGCGCGGGCAAGCACGTGTTCTGCGAAAAGCCGCTGGCGATGGACCTGGCGGAGGCGCGGCGCATGGTGCGGGCGGTCGAACGCGCGGGCGTCAAGCACGCGGTCTGCTTCAACTATCGCGCCGCGCCCGCGGTCACGCTCGCGCGCCGGATCATTGACGAGGGGCGCATCGGCCGCATCTTCCACTGGCGCGCGCAGTACCTTCAGGACTGGATCGTGGACCCCAAGTTCCCGCTGGTGTGGAGACTGCAGAAGGAGGTCGCGGGATCGGGGGCGCACGGCGACCTCGCCGCGCACCTGATAGACCTCGCGCACTACCTGGTGGGGGACATCGCCCAGGTCGTGGGCGACATGACCACCTTCATCAAGCAGCGCCCCCGCCTCAAGGGCACCGCCGGCGGTTTGCGCGCCCGCAAGGCGGCGGGGAAGGGCCGGGTCACCGTGGACGACGCCAGCGCCTTCTTGGCACGTTTCGCCGATGGCGCCATGGGCACCTTCGAGGCGACCCGCTTCGCCCCCGGGCGCAAGAACCACAACTGCTTCGAGATCAACGGCAGCAAGGGCAGCCTGCGCTTCTGCCTGGAGCGCATGAACGAACTCGAGTTCTACGACGGCGGCGACCCCGCCCACCTGCAGGGCTTCCGCACCATTCTCGTCACCGATCCCAGCCACCCCTACATCGGCGCCTGGTGGCCGCCCGGGCACATCATCGGCTACGAGCACACCTTCGTCCACACGGTGTACAACGTCATCACCGCCATTTCCCAGGACCGGCTGCCCAGCCCCAACTTCCACGACGGGCTGAGGTGCCAGGCGGTGTTGGAGGCGGTATCCAACTCCGTCGCCAGCGGCGGGTGGGAGAAGGTGCCAAGGTCTAGGGTGTGA
- a CDS encoding DUF2283 domain-containing protein yields the protein MKVIYERETDTLTMIPAEAPVAESDELRDGLVIDYDRAGHIVSLEVMDASEHVAEPASIAFELKEPAAR from the coding sequence ATGAAAGTCATCTACGAGCGCGAAACCGATACCCTCACCATGATCCCGGCCGAGGCGCCGGTGGCAGAGAGCGACGAACTGCGCGACGGTCTGGTTATAGACTATGATCGCGCGGGGCACATCGTCTCGCTGGAGGTGATGGACGCCTCCGAGCACGTTGCCGAACCGGCCTCCATCGCGTTCGAACTGAAGGAGCCGGCGGCCCGCTGA
- a CDS encoding class I SAM-dependent methyltransferase, with translation MWDDNADAWTLLARAGCDVYRDQLNTPAFLAMLPDVEGLRGLDIGCGEGCNTRLVSKRGARMTGIDIAPKFVYHARAKESEEPLGVSYVAGTGSRLPFGSASFDFAVAFMSLMDMADQDNAVREARRVLRPGGFLQFSIIHPCFNTPRLAWIHDESGERVAVACGDYFADQRGRVDEWLFGAAPADVKANLRKFRVPRFMRTLSSWMNLLIDAGFTLERVEEPCADEETARRCPEVADTRIVAYFLHVRCRKRQ, from the coding sequence ATGTGGGACGACAACGCGGACGCATGGACGCTGCTGGCGCGCGCGGGATGTGACGTATATCGCGACCAGCTCAACACCCCCGCGTTCCTGGCGATGCTCCCCGATGTCGAGGGCTTGCGCGGGCTGGACATCGGGTGTGGGGAAGGCTGCAACACGCGCCTGGTCTCGAAGCGCGGGGCCAGGATGACCGGCATTGACATCGCGCCGAAGTTCGTTTACCATGCGCGCGCGAAAGAATCCGAGGAGCCGCTCGGCGTCAGCTATGTCGCGGGAACCGGCAGCAGGCTGCCGTTCGGCTCCGCTTCGTTTGACTTCGCCGTGGCCTTTATGAGCCTGATGGATATGGCCGACCAGGACAACGCCGTGCGCGAAGCCCGTCGCGTGCTGCGACCGGGGGGATTCCTGCAGTTTTCGATCATTCATCCGTGCTTCAACACCCCGCGTCTTGCATGGATTCACGATGAGTCGGGCGAGCGTGTTGCCGTGGCGTGCGGGGATTACTTCGCAGACCAACGTGGGCGCGTTGACGAATGGCTGTTTGGCGCGGCTCCCGCAGACGTGAAAGCAAACCTGCGGAAGTTCCGTGTGCCGAGATTCATGCGAACGCTCAGCAGTTGGATGAACCTGCTGATTGATGCCGGATTCACGCTGGAAAGAGTCGAAGAGCCGTGCGCTGACGAGGAGACAGCCCGCCGCTGCCCGGAGGTAGCGGACACCCGGATCGTCGCTTACTTTCTTCACGTGCGGTGCAGGAAGAGGCAGTGA
- a CDS encoding sugar phosphate isomerase/epimerase — protein MKIGVFTALFGQQPLEQALDYIAASGVEAVEIGTGNYPGNPHCDAKALLASAPKRKEFLKAIESRGLILSGLSCHGNPLHPSKRIAKEHHDVHRLTVQLAAKLGVERVIGFSGCPGDGERAKAPNWVTCPWPPDFTEVVEWQWKEKVVPYWKAEAAYARKHGIKLCFEMHPGFVVYNPETMLRLRDACGDNVGANFDPSHLFWQGIDPTAAIRMLKDCIFHVHAKDARIDAWNTRVNGVLDTKGYGREADRSWIFRTVGYGHSYEVWKDIVSHLRMVGYDYVLSIEHEDSLMSVNEGFQKAVTFLKQVVISESPTAMWWA, from the coding sequence ATGAAGATCGGCGTTTTCACGGCTTTGTTCGGCCAGCAGCCGCTGGAGCAGGCGTTGGACTACATCGCGGCCTCGGGAGTCGAGGCGGTCGAGATCGGCACCGGCAACTACCCCGGCAACCCGCACTGCGACGCCAAGGCGCTGCTCGCCAGCGCCCCCAAGCGCAAGGAGTTCCTGAAGGCGATCGAGAGCCGCGGGCTGATCCTGAGCGGCCTGTCCTGCCACGGCAACCCATTGCACCCAAGCAAGCGCATCGCCAAGGAGCATCACGACGTTCACCGCCTGACGGTGCAGCTTGCCGCCAAGCTGGGCGTCGAGCGCGTCATCGGCTTCTCCGGCTGCCCGGGCGACGGCGAGCGCGCCAAGGCGCCCAACTGGGTCACCTGCCCCTGGCCGCCGGACTTCACCGAAGTCGTGGAGTGGCAGTGGAAGGAGAAGGTCGTCCCCTACTGGAAGGCCGAGGCGGCCTACGCCAGGAAGCACGGCATCAAGCTGTGCTTCGAGATGCACCCGGGGTTCGTGGTTTACAACCCGGAGACCATGCTGCGCCTGCGCGACGCCTGCGGCGACAATGTGGGCGCCAATTTCGACCCGAGCCACCTGTTCTGGCAGGGCATTGACCCCACCGCGGCGATCCGCATGCTCAAGGACTGCATCTTCCATGTCCATGCCAAGGACGCGCGCATTGATGCCTGGAACACCCGCGTCAACGGCGTCCTCGACACCAAAGGCTATGGGCGCGAAGCCGACCGTTCGTGGATCTTTCGCACCGTCGGCTACGGCCACAGCTACGAGGTGTGGAAGGACATCGTCAGCCACCTGCGCATGGTGGGCTATGACTACGTGCTCAGCATCGAGCACGAGGACAGCCTGATGAGCGTCAACGAGGGCTTCCAGAAGGCGGTAACTTTCCTGAAGCAGGTGGTGATCTCGGAGTCGCCGACGGCGATGTGGTGGGCGTGA
- a CDS encoding efflux RND transporter periplasmic adaptor subunit, translating into MRHNPDRYSPGFFFGRAQQEPDQTRRRPARPEQRAQPGPWRRRLGFLLGAAVAAALLLVARSWWRSVAYVSTSVAMVEGDTVTIASPAEATVTEIRVRTGEHVRAGQLLARLDRDMLAAQARQAEAGLAAAQAAAEQAAAELQVGRRQAAADAAQARAQVRSAQVSLDQAGTTSRYQGVSQSERVRQAQAELAQARAELELVEKSRPELIAQARADLAEAEAVAGKAQSDFDRAQRLQERGFIPASELEAARFSLAIGQARLEAARERLKRVESGSQQHVVEAARQRVASLDAALALAKAGEYQATASRQEIGRRQAELQRSAADLARTAGVSATIRPAEENVAAARAQVERAAAALAAARSALAASDIRSPFSGVVVAAHAHRGELATRGAPLFALLDRDKPCWVKAPFSEYQIARIKPGQPATITMGPYGRRVFRGRVTTVGDVAVARNPSSSSSGGRERPAGSAAEIAVQLSLDSQGLRMVPGVSARVIIRVR; encoded by the coding sequence GTGAGACATAATCCAGACCGCTATTCACCAGGATTCTTCTTCGGCCGCGCGCAACAGGAGCCGGACCAGACGCGCCGCCGTCCGGCGCGGCCGGAGCAGCGGGCGCAGCCCGGGCCGTGGAGGCGCCGCCTCGGCTTCCTGCTGGGCGCGGCGGTGGCCGCCGCTCTGCTGCTCGTCGCGCGCTCCTGGTGGCGGTCCGTCGCCTACGTCTCCACTTCCGTGGCGATGGTGGAGGGGGATACGGTCACCATCGCCTCCCCGGCCGAAGCCACGGTCACCGAAATCCGCGTCCGCACCGGGGAGCACGTGCGCGCCGGGCAACTGCTGGCGCGCCTCGATCGCGACATGCTGGCGGCGCAAGCGCGGCAGGCCGAGGCGGGATTGGCGGCGGCCCAGGCCGCCGCGGAGCAGGCGGCGGCGGAACTGCAGGTCGGCCGCCGCCAGGCGGCGGCCGACGCCGCACAGGCGCGGGCCCAGGTGCGATCGGCGCAGGTCTCCCTCGACCAGGCGGGAACCACTTCGCGCTACCAGGGGGTGAGCCAATCCGAGCGCGTGCGCCAGGCGCAGGCCGAGCTGGCCCAAGCGCGCGCGGAACTCGAACTGGTGGAGAAAAGCCGGCCCGAGCTGATCGCCCAGGCGCGCGCCGACCTCGCCGAGGCGGAGGCAGTGGCCGGCAAGGCGCAAAGCGACTTCGACCGCGCGCAGCGTCTTCAGGAACGTGGTTTCATCCCCGCCAGTGAGCTGGAGGCCGCTCGGTTTTCGCTGGCGATCGGTCAGGCGCGGCTGGAGGCGGCGCGGGAGCGGCTGAAGCGGGTGGAAAGCGGAAGCCAGCAGCACGTGGTGGAGGCCGCTCGGCAGCGCGTCGCCTCACTGGATGCGGCCCTCGCGCTGGCCAAGGCCGGGGAATATCAGGCCACAGCCTCGCGCCAAGAGATCGGGCGGCGCCAGGCCGAGCTGCAGCGGTCGGCCGCCGACCTCGCGCGGACGGCCGGCGTCTCCGCAACCATCCGCCCCGCCGAGGAGAACGTGGCGGCGGCGCGGGCCCAGGTCGAGCGGGCCGCAGCCGCGCTCGCGGCGGCGCGCAGTGCGCTCGCCGCGAGCGATATCCGCTCCCCCTTCTCCGGCGTCGTCGTCGCCGCCCACGCCCATCGCGGCGAGCTGGCGACCCGCGGCGCGCCCCTGTTCGCGCTGCTCGATCGCGACAAGCCTTGCTGGGTGAAAGCCCCCTTCTCCGAGTATCAGATCGCCCGCATCAAGCCCGGACAGCCTGCCACCATCACCATGGGGCCTTACGGTCGCCGCGTCTTCCGGGGGCGCGTGACTACGGTGGGCGATGTCGCGGTCGCGCGCAATCCTTCGTCCTCTTCCTCCGGCGGCCGCGAGCGACCCGCCGGCAGCGCGGCCGAGATCGCCGTGCAGTTGAGCCTCGACAGCCAGGGCCTGCGCATGGTCCCAGGCGTTTCCGCTCGTGTCATCATCCGCGTGCGCTGA
- a CDS encoding DUF1854 domain-containing protein, translated as MNPKRSSPPLELSPYREEILSPERVRLRRDQFRHLRLLVDSEREFADVRVAAAYPISQRANFVGFLGERGREVALIRDPERLDPESRLLLEEELARVYFTPCITRIYRVEETFGASRWEVETDRGFTIFELADREQIRTLADGRILIQDVEGTRFEIPDPGALDPASQAVLDSET; from the coding sequence ATGAACCCCAAGCGATCATCACCGCCCCTCGAGCTCTCGCCCTATCGGGAGGAGATTCTCAGCCCGGAGCGAGTGCGACTGCGGCGAGACCAATTCCGACACCTGCGCCTGCTGGTGGACAGCGAGCGGGAGTTTGCGGATGTGCGGGTCGCGGCCGCATATCCCATCTCTCAACGCGCGAACTTCGTCGGCTTCCTGGGCGAGCGCGGGCGTGAGGTCGCCCTCATCCGCGACCCCGAGCGCCTCGACCCCGAGAGCCGCCTGCTGTTGGAGGAAGAGCTCGCGCGCGTTTACTTCACCCCCTGCATCACCCGTATCTACCGGGTGGAGGAGACCTTCGGCGCCTCCCGCTGGGAGGTCGAGACCGACCGCGGATTCACTATCTTCGAGTTGGCGGACCGCGAGCAGATTCGCACCCTGGCCGATGGCCGCATCCTGATCCAGGACGTCGAGGGCACCCGTTTCGAGATCCCGGATCCGGGCGCGCTTGATCCCGCCAGCCAAGCGGTGTTAGACAGTGAGACATAA
- a CDS encoding ABC transporter ATP-binding protein: MSEESTGDSSSAFEQAQGHPNNLPDDVRSWLEGLLRPDERVDASLCADLLRDGSYGERWAFLTPQRLLVVAPVDGQGAEVELELATDQITGCRIRDFVSSGTLEVTIPEQGLELVRFTRGFRAEAASMCFSLEQIARGNAQNKNGEAAAARQAPPRFDASAGRCPKCGRVLPRRSQTCLNCLQRGKLVVRLFSYIYPYRWLAVVGLAGTLALAALRLVPTYLTKYLIDDVIGGNDLNRLLVVIVALIAVALGTAAIGVGRTYVMQLVGNHLMYDLRTQVFDHLQLLTLSYYNRHQTGHIMARVTSDIVRLQTFIAEGLQDIIVNVVTMVLICGLLFWLDPRLAVIALVPIPLITVGAYWFGRRIHHLYHKIWRRMSRISAVLADTIPGIRVVKSFAQEPRESRRFEASSADLFDQELRATRLGSLFFPSIGFLTSLGSTLVLGLGGYLMLTQPDGRLTLGSLVAFLGYLVQFYQPVTNLGQINHRLQNAATSAERVFEVLDATPEVPEAPGATVLPGIKGEVEFREVRFGYEPGRYALDGVSFHVKPGEMIGLVGPSGAGKSTLVHLICRFYDVDSGAILIDGHDIRELSLRSLREQIGVVLQEPFLFHGTVAANIAYAKPEASPEEIVAAARAANAHDFIMALLDGYDTVIGERGQTMSGGERQRISIARAILRDPCILILDEATASVDTETEVQIQKAIERLVENRTTFAIAHRLSTLRKAHRLIVLEQGELAEIGAHDELIASGGLYSRLCHMQSELSKIRAW, translated from the coding sequence ATGAGCGAAGAGAGCACGGGCGACTCTTCGTCTGCGTTCGAGCAGGCGCAGGGGCACCCCAACAATCTTCCGGACGATGTTCGTTCCTGGCTGGAGGGTTTGCTCCGGCCTGACGAGCGAGTGGACGCGTCACTGTGCGCCGACCTGCTCCGGGACGGGAGCTACGGGGAGCGCTGGGCCTTTCTCACGCCGCAGCGCCTACTGGTGGTGGCGCCCGTGGATGGACAGGGCGCCGAGGTTGAGTTGGAGCTGGCGACCGATCAGATCACCGGGTGCCGGATTCGGGATTTCGTGTCGAGCGGGACGCTCGAGGTCACAATCCCGGAGCAAGGGCTGGAGCTGGTGCGCTTCACGCGGGGGTTTCGAGCGGAAGCGGCCTCGATGTGTTTCTCGCTGGAGCAGATCGCGCGCGGCAACGCACAAAACAAGAACGGCGAGGCGGCTGCCGCTCGCCAAGCGCCTCCTCGATTCGACGCGTCAGCCGGTCGTTGCCCGAAGTGTGGCCGGGTGCTGCCCCGCCGGTCGCAGACATGTCTTAACTGCCTGCAGCGAGGGAAACTGGTCGTTCGCCTGTTTTCCTATATCTACCCCTATCGCTGGCTGGCGGTGGTGGGCCTGGCGGGCACCCTCGCTCTCGCCGCGCTGCGTCTGGTGCCCACCTACCTCACGAAGTACCTGATTGATGATGTGATTGGGGGCAACGACCTCAACCGCCTCTTGGTCGTGATCGTCGCCTTGATCGCGGTGGCCTTGGGCACGGCGGCGATCGGAGTGGGCCGCACCTACGTCATGCAGTTGGTCGGCAATCACCTGATGTACGACCTGCGCACCCAGGTGTTCGATCATCTCCAGTTGCTTACCCTCAGCTACTACAACCGCCATCAGACCGGGCACATCATGGCGCGGGTGACCAGTGACATCGTGCGCTTGCAGACCTTCATCGCCGAGGGGCTGCAGGACATCATCGTCAATGTGGTTACCATGGTCTTGATCTGCGGGCTGCTGTTCTGGCTCGACCCGCGGCTGGCGGTGATTGCGCTGGTGCCGATCCCCCTGATTACGGTCGGGGCCTACTGGTTCGGCCGGCGCATCCATCATCTCTATCACAAGATCTGGCGGCGGATGTCCCGCATCAGCGCGGTGCTCGCGGACACCATCCCGGGGATCCGGGTGGTCAAGTCCTTCGCCCAGGAGCCGCGGGAATCCCGTCGCTTCGAGGCCAGCAGCGCGGATCTTTTCGACCAGGAGCTGCGCGCAACGCGCCTGGGCTCGCTGTTCTTTCCCAGCATCGGCTTCCTGACCTCGCTCGGCTCAACGCTGGTCCTTGGCTTAGGCGGGTATCTGATGCTGACTCAGCCCGACGGGCGCTTGACACTGGGCTCTCTGGTTGCGTTTCTCGGGTACCTCGTGCAGTTCTACCAGCCGGTGACGAACCTGGGGCAGATCAACCACCGCCTCCAGAATGCAGCCACATCGGCGGAACGGGTTTTCGAGGTGCTCGATGCCACGCCCGAGGTGCCCGAGGCCCCGGGGGCGACGGTGCTGCCCGGCATCAAGGGCGAGGTCGAGTTCCGCGAGGTGCGCTTCGGCTACGAGCCGGGGCGCTATGCCCTCGACGGGGTCAGCTTTCACGTCAAGCCGGGGGAGATGATCGGCCTGGTGGGACCCAGCGGCGCCGGTAAGAGCACCCTGGTGCATCTCATCTGCCGCTTCTACGATGTAGACTCGGGGGCGATCCTGATTGACGGCCACGATATCCGGGAGCTCTCCCTGCGCTCGCTGCGGGAGCAGATCGGGGTGGTGCTCCAGGAGCCATTTCTCTTTCACGGAACGGTGGCCGCCAACATCGCCTACGCCAAGCCGGAGGCCTCGCCCGAAGAGATCGTCGCCGCCGCCCGCGCCGCCAACGCCCACGACTTCATCATGGCGCTGCTCGACGGCTATGACACCGTCATCGGCGAGCGGGGGCAGACCATGTCCGGCGGCGAGCGCCAGCGCATCTCGATCGCGCGGGCGATCCTGCGCGACCCGTGCATCCTCATCCTCGATGAGGCCACCGCCTCGGTGGATACCGAGACCGAGGTGCAGATCCAGAAAGCGATCGAGCGCCTGGTGGAGAACCGCACCACCTTCGCCATCGCCCACCGCCTGTCCACCTTGCGCAAGGCGCATCGCCTGATCGTGCTTGAGCAGGGTGAGCTGGCGGAGATAGGCGCGCACGACGAGCTGATCGCCAGCGGCGGGCTTTACAGCCGCTTGTGCCATATGCAATCCGAACTCTCCAAGATCAGGGCATGGTGA